One window of the Anticarsia gemmatalis isolate Benzon Research Colony breed Stoneville strain chromosome 21, ilAntGemm2 primary, whole genome shotgun sequence genome contains the following:
- the mRpL45 gene encoding mitochondrial ribosomal protein L45, with the protein MANSILSKMGALRIAPTVFIQPHRTTTSKHYNPKFKKLRAEKFMKFELPNPNEDFSQLSPGKMRQKMKERGVLPPRPWMERPFYISATGGVFEAYVPPEGDGKASLVSATRAKQTVQLLEKKSKSMMAIRKIKSYEEEFTQDDFLPKAQDIYIKAHESLANNDRKALRLYVTEKAFPEFMHNRHMKTVHWNFLESLEPPRVVHARCTDVVNKENIFGQLTVRFHTRQQLAVYDRFGRLLHGSEILAKDVLEYIVFEKHLSNLYGTWRIHEKIIPDWTPPKEPSKLTRIMPPPEPEIVKVESEEPAAIADK; encoded by the exons ATGGCGAATTCTATACTGTCTAAG ATGGGTGCTCTACGAATAGCTCCAACAGTGTTCATTCAGCCACATCGTACAACTACATCCAAACATTACAATCCcaaatttaaaaagttacgtGCGGAGAAGTTTATGAAATTTGAACTACCTAATCCCAATGAGGACTTTAGTCAATTGTCTCCAGGAAAGATGCGCCAGAAGATGAAAGAAAGAGGCGTCTTACCTCCTAGGCCTTGGATGGAGAGACCTTTTTACATTTCAGCTACAG GAGGGGTATTTGAGGCATATGTGCCACCTGAAGGTGACGGCAAAGCCTCCCTTGTGTCTGCTACAAGAGCAAAGCAGACTGTTCAGCTTTTAGAAAAGAAATCTAAATCCATGATGGctattcgtaaaataaaatcttatgagGAAGAGTTCACTCAAGATGATTTTCTTCCTAAAGCACAAGATATTTATATCAAAGCTCATGAGAGTTTGGCCAACAATGATAGGAAAGCCTTAAGATTGTATGTCACTGAGAAGGCTTTTCCCGAGTTTATGCACAACAGACACATGAAGACTGTTCATTGGAATTTCTTGGAGTCTCTAGAGCCCCCGAGGGTTGTACATGCGAGATGCACTGATGTTGTTAACAAAGAGAATATATTTGGACAA CTCACAGTGCGCTTCCACACGCGTCAACAACTAGCCGTATACGATCGCTTCGGCCGTCTTCTCCACGGCAGCGAAATACTGGCCAAAGATGTTCTAGAATACATAGTCTTTGAAAAACACCTGTCGAATCTATACGGTACGTGGCGCATTCATGAGAAGATCATACCAGACTGGACACCACCCAAGGAACCTTCCAAGTTGACCAGGATCATGCCACCTCCAGAACCAGAGATCGTGAAGGTTGAGAGTGAAGAGCCAGCGGCTATCGCCGATAAATAA
- the kra gene encoding basic leucine zipper and W2 domain-containing protein kra: MSQKVEKPVLSGQRIKTRKRDEKEKYDPNGFRDALVQGLERAGGDLDAAYKFLDAAGSKLDYRRYGEVIFDVLIAGGLLLPGGGVSMDGDTPKTNTCIFAANEDMETMRNFEQVFVKLMRRYKYLEKMFEEEMKKVLVYLKGFEPLQRIKLARMTALWIGNGCVPPSVLLVLVNEHLLKDNLALEFVLEVFATVKQERGVTSLVTALKKGQLEGRLLEFLPLNRRSEDVLASSFAGRGLGELLRLHRAQASQEARRELTQALLDELAEDKPVRDLIQELRDMALKHSIPEHEVVAIIWQCVMSRGEWNKKEELLAEQAAKHLRHYTPLLAAFAQSAKAEIALLTKVQEYCYENMNFMRAFSKLVVMLYKTNVLSEEVILKWYREPNSSKGKMMFLDQMKKFVEWLQSAEEESESGEDED; the protein is encoded by the exons ATGAGTCAGAAGGTAGAAAAACCAGTATTATCGGGTCAACGGATCAAGACCAGAAAAAGAG ATGAGAAAGAGAAGTACGATCCGAACGGTTTCCGCGACGCGCTCGTGCAGGGGCTGGAGCGCGCCGGCGGCGACCTGGACGCGGCCTACAAGTTCTTAGACGCGGCCGGCTCGAAACTCGACTACCGGCGGTATGGCGAGGTCATATTCGACGTACTCATCGCCGGGGGGCTTTTGC TCCCCGGTGGCGGGGTGTCGATGGACGGCGATACCCCGAAGACTAACACCTGCATCTTTGCCGCTAACGAGGATATGGAAACCATGCGGAACTTTGAACAG GTATTTGTGAAGTTGATGCGACGTTACAAATATCTCGAAAAGATGTTTGAGGAAGAGATGAAGaag GTGCTTGTCTACCTGAAGGGTTTCGAGCCTCTGCAGCGCATCAAGCTTGCACGCATGACTGCACTGTGGATCG GCAACGGTTGCGTGCCACCATCAGTGCTGCTGGTGCTGGTGAACGAGCACCTGCTGAAAGACAACCTGGCGCTGGAGTTCGTGCTGGAGGTGTTCGCCACCGTGAAGCAGGAGCGCGGCGTCACGTCGCTCGTCACCGCGCTCAAGAAGGGACAGCTTGAGGGCAG ACTGCTGGAGTTCCTGCCGCTGAACCGGCGCAGCGAGGACGTGCTGGCGTCGTCGTTCGCCGGGCGGGGCCTGGGCGAGCTGCTGCGCCTGCACCGCGCGCAGGCCTCGCAGGAGGCGCGGCGCGAGCTCACGCAGGCGCTGCTGGACGAGCTGGCCGAGGACAAGCCCGTGCGCGACCTCATCCAGGAGCTGCGCGACATGGCGCTCAAGCACTCCATCCCCGAGCACGAGGTCGTCGCCATT ATCTGGCAATGTGTGATGTCCCGTGGCGAGTGGAACAAGAAGGAGGAACTGTTGGCGGAGCAAGCGGCCAAACATCTGCGTCACTACACGCCGCTGTTGGCTGCCTTCGCACAGTCCGCCAAGGCTGAGATCGCGTTACTCACTAAG GTGCAAGAGTACTGCTACGAGAACATGAACTTCATGCGCGCGTTCAGCAAGCTGGTAGTGATGCTGTACAAGACCAACGTGCTCTCGGAGGAGGTGATCCTCAAGTGGTACCGCGAGCCCAACTCCTCCAAGGGCAAGATGATGTTCCTCGATCAAATGAAGAAGTTTGTCGAGTGGCTACAGAGCGCCGAAGAAG AGTCCGAGAGCGGCGAAGACGAAGATTAG